The genomic region ACTTCGGCCGCCTGTTTATCGGCAGCCAGATCATCGAGCCGTGCACCCCCAAGGGTATTATGCGATTATTGGAACATTATATGATAGAGGTCAAGGGCAAGAATGCCGTGGTGATCGGCAGAAGCAATATCGTCGGCAAGCCGGTCGCGATGCTCCTGATGCAGAGACATGCCACGGTCACGATCGCGCACTCGCGCACGGTCGACCTGCCCTCGGTCTGCCGGAACGCGGACATACTGGTCGCGGCGGTGGGGAAACCCCTGATGGTGAAGGGAGACTGGGTCAAGGAAGGCGCGGTGGTGATCGATGTCGGTACGAACCGTGTCCCGGACAGCACGCGCCCCAAGGGTTACCGTATGGCCGGCGACGTCGATTTCGCGGAAGTCGAGCCGAAGGTATCGGCGATAACCCCCGTACCCGGCGGCATCGGCCCGATGACAATCGCGATGCTGATGTCGAACACGCTCGCGCTCGCGAAGTACGCCCATGGGATAAAAGATTGAGCGGCATCCTCTATGTGGTCGCCACCCCTATCGGCAACCTCGGGGATATCACGCTCCGCGCGCTGGAAACGCTCAAGTCGGTCGATATGATCGCGTGCGAGAACCCGGTGCATAGCCTGAAACTGCTCAATCACTTCGAGATAAAGAAACGGTTATTGGAATACTCCCCGGCGAACGAGGCGAACAGCGCGAAGGGGATTGTCAGTCTGCTGAAGGACGGGAAGAATATCGCGCTTGTATCCGACTCCGGTACGCCGTGCGTATCCGACCCCGGCACACGTCTGACGC from Brevinematales bacterium harbors:
- the folD gene encoding bifunctional methylenetetrahydrofolate dehydrogenase/methenyltetrahydrofolate cyclohydrolase FolD — its product is MILDGKALAAIEREKIKEEVRKLGIQPGLAVVLIGDDSASQSYVNSKEKACVELGFLSRVMRLPVSTPEAELLQLVMDLNSDKAINGILVQLPLPGHIDENLIIDAIHPDKDVDCFHPFNFGRLFIGSQIIEPCTPKGIMRLLEHYMIEVKGKNAVVIGRSNIVGKPVAMLLMQRHATVTIAHSRTVDLPSVCRNADILVAAVGKPLMVKGDWVKEGAVVIDVGTNRVPDSTRPKGYRMAGDVDFAEVEPKVSAITPVPGGIGPMTIAMLMSNTLALAKYAHGIKD